One Pseudomonas tolaasii NCPPB 2192 genomic window carries:
- a CDS encoding MFS transporter: MPPAATLSAANPPRTARDGLALTAVCLVALMFGLEISSVPVILPTLEQQLGTGFQDAQWIMNAYTLACTSVLMAAGTLADRFGRRRMLVMCLWLFGLASLACGLANDASTLIAARFVQGVGAGAMMICQFAILSHQFREPAARARAFAVWGVIAGVGLGFGPMVGALILAVADWRWVFLVHVPLTLLTLALLRISVQESRDPAGHRLDIAGMLTLTLAVFALVYFITQGSEHGFDTPAMLGWAGLSLAGLVLFIFIERRSPHPMFDFSVFRIQRFNGALMGSIGMNFSFWPFMIYLPLYFQAGLGYDTLTTGGALLAYTLPTLLVPPLAERLALRYGAERIIPLGLGVMGAGFIAMATANAATEPGIAWVLFSCALAGIGLALTNSPTTNTTTGSVSADRAGMASGIDLSARLITLALNIALMGLVLLLGISHQLASLLPATTAMDWPAISQHIAAGKLDVPGLANTDTRAALRHGAGWAMLFAGLGAAGLALLSRHFFRSGVD; the protein is encoded by the coding sequence ATGCCACCTGCCGCAACGCTGTCCGCCGCAAACCCACCGCGCACCGCCAGAGATGGCCTGGCCCTCACCGCCGTGTGCCTTGTGGCCTTGATGTTCGGCCTGGAAATTTCCAGCGTGCCGGTGATTCTGCCGACCCTTGAACAGCAACTGGGCACTGGTTTCCAGGATGCCCAATGGATCATGAATGCCTACACCCTCGCCTGCACCAGTGTGCTGATGGCAGCGGGCACATTGGCCGATCGGTTTGGGCGGCGGCGCATGCTGGTGATGTGTTTGTGGCTGTTCGGGCTGGCCTCGCTGGCCTGCGGGTTGGCCAATGACGCCTCCACGCTGATCGCCGCGCGCTTTGTGCAGGGCGTAGGCGCCGGGGCGATGATGATTTGCCAGTTCGCGATTCTGTCGCACCAGTTCCGCGAGCCGGCCGCTCGGGCGCGGGCCTTTGCGGTATGGGGCGTGATCGCAGGTGTTGGTCTGGGTTTCGGCCCCATGGTGGGCGCGCTGATTTTAGCGGTGGCCGACTGGCGCTGGGTGTTTCTGGTGCATGTGCCCTTGACCTTGCTCACGCTGGCGCTGCTGCGTATCAGCGTGCAGGAATCCCGCGACCCGGCGGGTCATCGCCTCGATATCGCCGGCATGCTGACCCTGACCCTGGCGGTCTTCGCGCTGGTGTACTTCATCACCCAAGGCAGCGAGCACGGGTTCGACACACCGGCGATGCTGGGCTGGGCCGGGTTGTCGCTGGCCGGTTTGGTGCTGTTCATCTTTATTGAGCGCCGCAGCCCGCACCCGATGTTTGATTTTTCGGTGTTCCGCATCCAGCGTTTCAATGGCGCGCTTATGGGTTCGATTGGCATGAACTTCAGCTTCTGGCCGTTCATGATCTACCTGCCGCTCTACTTCCAGGCCGGGCTGGGCTACGACACCCTGACCACCGGCGGCGCCCTGCTCGCCTATACCTTGCCGACCTTGCTGGTGCCGCCACTGGCCGAACGCCTGGCCCTGCGTTATGGCGCCGAACGCATCATTCCACTGGGCCTGGGTGTGATGGGCGCGGGGTTTATCGCAATGGCGACAGCCAACGCTGCTACCGAACCGGGCATTGCCTGGGTTCTGTTCAGCTGTGCGCTGGCTGGCATCGGGTTGGCGCTGACCAACTCACCCACCACCAACACCACCACCGGCTCGGTTTCGGCCGACCGTGCGGGCATGGCCTCGGGCATCGACCTGAGTGCGCGGCTGATTACGCTGGCGCTCAATATCGCGCTGATGGGCCTGGTGCTGCTGCTTGGGATCAGCCATCAACTGGCCAGTTTGCTCCCCGCAACCACGGCCATGGATTGGCCTGCCATCAGCCAGCACATTGCCGCTGGCAAGTTGGACGTTCCGGGGCTGGCGAACACGGATACCAGGGCAGCCCTGCGCCACGGCGCGGGTTGGGCCATGCTTTTTGCGGGCCTGGGTGCGGCAGGGTTGGCGCTATTGAGCCGGCATTTTTTCCGCAGCGGCGTTGACTGA
- a CDS encoding LysR family transcriptional regulator, whose translation MATPRFDGVELFLQIVESGNLTEAAERLNLTRSAVGKGLARLEARLGTCLLQRSTRRQRLTEDGQAYYEHCLRALAELEAAESVLESGRQIPRGRLRASLPLAFGHHYAAPALWGLMDRYPELEIEISFSDRLIDLAQEGFDVAVRIGPLPDTDRLSARRLGEQSVGLAASPAYLQRAGRIDGIEDLAGHRGIAYRSNTSFRPGVTSPLVLDDLQAVADAAIAGIGVAWLPSWLIAHYVLRGQLEAVLPNYRDRPAPIHVIWPTAAHMPAKVRCAIDALVAGTPSCLAGS comes from the coding sequence ATGGCTACCCCACGTTTCGACGGCGTTGAACTGTTTCTGCAAATCGTTGAAAGCGGCAACCTGACCGAAGCCGCCGAGCGTTTGAATCTCACGCGCTCGGCCGTCGGCAAGGGCCTGGCGCGGCTGGAGGCTCGGTTGGGCACCTGCCTGCTGCAGCGCTCCACCCGCCGCCAGCGCCTGACCGAAGACGGGCAAGCCTATTACGAACATTGCCTGCGGGCGCTGGCGGAGCTTGAGGCCGCCGAATCGGTGCTGGAAAGTGGCCGCCAGATACCACGCGGGCGCTTGAGGGCGAGCCTGCCGCTGGCCTTCGGTCATCACTATGCCGCGCCCGCCTTGTGGGGCTTGATGGACCGTTACCCGGAACTGGAAATCGAGATTTCATTCTCCGACCGGTTAATCGACTTGGCCCAGGAAGGTTTCGACGTGGCCGTGCGGATCGGGCCGTTGCCGGATACCGACCGCCTGAGCGCGCGGCGTTTGGGTGAGCAGTCCGTGGGGTTGGCGGCTTCGCCGGCTTACTTGCAGCGCGCCGGGCGAATTGACGGTATCGAGGATCTCGCCGGCCACCGAGGCATTGCTTACCGCAGCAACACGTCGTTTCGCCCGGGTGTGACCTCACCGTTGGTGCTGGACGACCTGCAGGCCGTCGCCGACGCCGCCATTGCGGGCATCGGCGTGGCCTGGCTGCCGAGCTGGTTGATTGCCCATTACGTACTGCGCGGCCAGCTGGAAGCGGTATTGCCGAACTACCGCGACAGGCCCGCGCCGATCCATGTGATCTGGCCGACGGCGGCGCACATGCCGGCCAAGGTGCGTTGCGCCATCGACGCCCTGGTGGCCGGCACGCCGAGTTGCCTGGCAGGCAGTTAA
- a CDS encoding serine/threonine transporter: MTDVRTPAGATPSEANPAASTSVTTGWTKHDTTWMLGLYGTAIGAGTLFLPINAGVGGFWPLIVLALLAFPMTFFAHRGLTRFVLSGKSGDITEVVEEHFGVGAGKLITLLYFFAIFPILLVYSVALTNTLGSFMEHQLHMAPPPRAILSLVLILGLMAIVRCGQGVIVKAMSVLVYPFVAALLLLAFSLIPNWNGAFFASAGDGMPMPVFLKTLWLAIPVMVFSFNHSPIISAFAVDQKRVYGAQAERKSSGILATAHGMMVLTVMFFCFSCVLALSPADLAAAKAQNISILSYLANHFQTPVIAYAAPLIALVAITKSFLGHYIGASEGFQGLIVKSLRGRNRAMPSKWLERCTALFMVLTCWAVATFNPSILGMIETLGGPIIACLLFLMPMYAIHRVPALRQYSGQVSNVFVVVIGLIALSAIVFSVLP, translated from the coding sequence ATGACCGATGTACGTACACCTGCTGGCGCTACACCTTCAGAAGCAAATCCCGCTGCGAGCACGAGCGTTACCACTGGCTGGACCAAACACGACACCACCTGGATGCTCGGCCTCTACGGCACCGCCATCGGCGCGGGCACGCTGTTCCTGCCGATCAACGCGGGCGTCGGTGGCTTCTGGCCGCTGATCGTGCTGGCGCTGCTGGCCTTCCCGATGACCTTCTTCGCCCACCGTGGGCTGACGCGCTTTGTGTTGTCAGGCAAGTCCGGCGATATCACCGAAGTGGTCGAAGAACACTTCGGCGTCGGCGCGGGCAAGCTGATCACCCTGCTCTACTTCTTCGCGATTTTCCCGATTCTGCTGGTGTACAGCGTGGCGCTGACCAATACCCTCGGCAGCTTCATGGAACACCAACTGCACATGGCGCCGCCGCCTCGCGCGATCCTGTCGCTGGTGCTGATTCTCGGCCTGATGGCCATTGTGCGGTGCGGCCAGGGCGTCATCGTCAAGGCCATGAGCGTGCTGGTGTACCCGTTCGTCGCAGCCCTGCTGTTGCTGGCGTTCAGCCTGATCCCTAACTGGAATGGCGCGTTCTTCGCCTCGGCGGGTGATGGCATGCCAATGCCGGTGTTCCTCAAGACGCTGTGGCTGGCGATTCCGGTGATGGTGTTTTCCTTCAACCACTCACCGATCATCTCCGCCTTCGCCGTCGACCAGAAACGCGTGTATGGCGCGCAGGCCGAGCGCAAAAGCAGCGGCATCCTCGCCACCGCCCACGGCATGATGGTGCTGACGGTGATGTTCTTCTGTTTCAGTTGCGTGCTGGCGCTGTCGCCCGCCGACCTCGCAGCCGCCAAGGCGCAGAACATCTCGATCCTGTCGTACCTGGCCAACCACTTCCAGACCCCGGTAATCGCCTACGCCGCGCCGTTGATTGCGCTGGTGGCCATTACCAAATCCTTCCTCGGCCACTACATCGGCGCGAGCGAAGGCTTCCAGGGCTTGATCGTAAAATCCTTGCGCGGGCGTAACCGGGCAATGCCTTCCAAATGGCTGGAGCGCTGCACTGCGCTGTTCATGGTGCTGACCTGCTGGGCCGTGGCGACGTTCAACCCGAGCATTCTGGGCATGATCGAAACCCTGGGCGGGCCGATCATCGCGTGCCTGTTGTTCCTGATGCCGATGTACGCCATCCACCGCGTGCCAGCTTTGCGCCAGTATTCTGGGCAAGTGTCGAATGTGTTTGTCGTGGTGATCGGGTTGATTGCGCTGTCTGCGATCGTTTTTTCCGTGCTGCCCTGA
- a CDS encoding LysR substrate-binding domain-containing protein, with the protein MTRPLHGQTYVWLHVFSCAARHLSFTRCAEELHITPGAVSQQIRQLEERLGFRLFHRRARGVELSAEGQRLAATVSEAYGSIDAELQRLDAGMISGTLRLRSIPSFLGKWLTPRLPRLQQRFPDIQLRMVAEDSSIALHEGDFDLAIDLNDGSYPGLLSTALLDEQIFPVCAPSLLRARPPLHGPADLVHFPLLHDITAWRGSYEYAEWEFYLNAIGYHDADVRRGHTFNRNHLTIEAAIAGMGVAIARRTLLNDELERGTLIVPFGLAVPNHKRYVLLYAPGALSHPGVRAVHDWLVEEAGIFRGLHPLGEGQL; encoded by the coding sequence ATGACCCGGCCCCTTCATGGCCAGACCTATGTCTGGCTGCACGTTTTTTCCTGTGCCGCGCGGCATCTGTCGTTCACGCGGTGCGCTGAAGAACTGCACATCACGCCGGGGGCGGTGAGCCAGCAAATCCGCCAATTGGAGGAGCGTCTGGGCTTTCGGCTGTTCCACCGGCGCGCACGCGGCGTAGAACTGAGCGCCGAGGGGCAACGGCTGGCGGCGACGGTGAGCGAGGCTTACGGCAGCATCGACGCGGAGCTGCAGCGGCTGGACGCGGGCATGATCAGCGGCACCTTGCGCCTGCGCTCGATCCCGTCATTTCTGGGCAAGTGGCTGACGCCGCGCTTGCCGCGTTTGCAGCAACGTTTTCCGGATATCCAACTGCGCATGGTGGCCGAAGACAGCAGCATTGCCTTGCATGAAGGCGACTTCGACTTGGCCATCGACCTCAACGACGGCAGCTACCCCGGCCTGTTATCCACCGCTTTGCTCGATGAGCAGATTTTCCCGGTGTGTGCGCCCAGCTTGCTGCGCGCAAGGCCGCCCCTGCACGGCCCGGCTGACCTGGTGCATTTCCCGCTGCTGCACGACATTACCGCCTGGCGTGGGAGTTATGAGTATGCCGAGTGGGAGTTTTACCTGAATGCCATCGGCTATCACGACGCCGATGTGCGGCGCGGCCACACTTTCAACCGCAACCACCTGACCATCGAAGCCGCCATCGCCGGTATGGGCGTGGCCATCGCGCGTCGCACGTTACTCAACGATGAGCTGGAGCGCGGTACGTTGATCGTGCCGTTCGGCCTGGCCGTGCCCAACCACAAACGCTACGTGTTGCTGTACGCGCCGGGCGCACTGAGCCATCCGGGCGTGCGGGCGGTGCACGACTGGCTGGTGGAGGAAGCGGGGATTTTTCGCGGATTGCACCCGTTGGGAGAGGGGCAATTATGA
- the fecA gene encoding TonB-dependent Fe(3+) dicitrate receptor FecA — protein sequence MPQQPTLLARTLRQLLLGASLSLTVLPSVMAANAKPYHIAPTSLETALNQFGREAGVLISFGSEVTAGMQSRGLSGNYNAAEGLQKLLEGTGLQARAEGENAYSLQPASAPATLELQTSNVVGDWLGDAAQTNVFEHPGARDVIRREEFERQGATQARDVLNRIPGVNAPENNGTGSHDMALNFGIRGLNPRLASRSTVLMDGIPVPFAPYGQPQLSFAPISMGNMDAVDVVRGGGAVRYGPQNVGGIVNFVTRAIPDGPTVKGGLQTETSPSSSHDGFKTTGNLLAGGTADNGLGGAILYSGTRGGDWRENSNTRIDDLILKGKYQLDDANSFNAMAQYYEGQADMPGGLNVKDYKADPYQSTRPYDKFWGRRTMFNAGYRYQQDRREFTANTFFTTTLRNGYLDQGSFLSLSPREYWVRGLETRFAQGFDLGPTSHEVGVGYRYINEAGHELRYRTPISANQQLPNTNSRNDRDTRGATEANAFFVDDRIDIGKWTITPGVRYEMIESQQTNNLTNVKYKGDYNTALPALNVLYHLTDDWNLYANTEGSFGSVQYSQMPNRVTSGEVKPEKARTWELGTRYDDGTLRAEIGAFLINFDNQYDSNQTNDSVIARGETRHQGIESSINYALDGLSPALAGFDVYATYAYVDATIREDGPNKGNRVPFSSKHKGTLGVGYTEGRWKLNLDSSYQSSQFADNANTQAESADGSTGRIPGYMLFSSRAAYDFGPQLSDLNVAVGVKNIFNKQYYTRSFDDNNKGKYVGEPRTVYVQTSIAF from the coding sequence CGCCCGCACCCTGCGCCAACTCCTGCTCGGCGCCAGCCTCAGCCTGACCGTGCTGCCGTCCGTCATGGCGGCCAATGCCAAGCCGTACCACATCGCGCCGACCTCGCTGGAAACGGCCTTGAACCAGTTCGGCCGCGAAGCCGGCGTGCTGATTTCCTTCGGCTCCGAAGTAACAGCGGGCATGCAGAGCCGTGGGTTGTCGGGCAACTACAACGCCGCCGAAGGCTTGCAAAAACTGCTGGAAGGCACCGGCCTGCAAGCCCGCGCCGAAGGCGAAAACGCCTACAGCCTGCAACCGGCCAGCGCCCCGGCCACCCTCGAACTGCAAACCTCCAACGTGGTGGGTGACTGGCTCGGCGACGCAGCGCAAACCAACGTGTTCGAACACCCCGGCGCGCGTGACGTGATCCGCCGCGAGGAGTTCGAACGCCAGGGCGCTACCCAGGCCCGCGACGTGCTCAACCGCATTCCTGGCGTCAACGCCCCGGAAAACAACGGCACCGGCAGCCACGACATGGCGCTGAACTTCGGCATTCGCGGCCTCAACCCGCGCCTGGCCTCGCGCTCCACCGTATTGATGGACGGCATCCCGGTGCCTTTCGCGCCCTACGGCCAACCGCAGCTGTCGTTCGCGCCGATCAGCATGGGCAACATGGATGCCGTGGACGTGGTTCGTGGCGGCGGCGCGGTACGGTACGGCCCGCAGAACGTCGGCGGCATCGTCAACTTTGTGACCCGCGCGATACCCGACGGGCCGACCGTCAAAGGCGGTTTGCAGACTGAAACCAGCCCGTCCTCCAGCCACGACGGTTTCAAGACCACCGGCAATCTGCTGGCCGGCGGCACGGCCGACAACGGCCTGGGCGGCGCGATTTTGTATTCCGGCACCCGTGGCGGCGACTGGCGCGAGAACAGCAATACGCGCATTGACGACCTGATCCTCAAGGGCAAATACCAGCTCGACGACGCCAACAGCTTCAACGCCATGGCGCAGTACTACGAAGGCCAGGCCGATATGCCCGGCGGTTTGAACGTCAAGGACTACAAGGCCGACCCGTATCAATCCACCCGCCCCTACGACAAATTCTGGGGCCGCCGCACGATGTTCAACGCCGGTTACCGCTACCAGCAAGACCGCCGCGAATTCACCGCCAACACCTTCTTCACCACCACCTTGCGCAATGGCTACCTCGACCAGGGCAGCTTCCTTTCGTTGTCGCCGCGCGAGTACTGGGTGCGCGGCCTGGAAACCCGTTTCGCCCAGGGCTTCGACCTCGGCCCCACCAGCCATGAAGTGGGCGTGGGCTACCGCTACATCAACGAAGCCGGCCATGAATTGCGCTACCGCACGCCGATCAGCGCCAACCAGCAACTGCCCAATACCAATAGCCGCAACGACCGTGACACCCGTGGCGCCACCGAAGCCAACGCGTTTTTCGTCGATGACCGCATCGACATCGGCAAGTGGACCATCACCCCAGGCGTGCGCTACGAGATGATCGAGTCCCAGCAGACCAACAACCTCACCAACGTTAAGTACAAGGGCGACTACAACACCGCGCTGCCGGCGTTGAACGTGCTCTACCACCTCACCGACGACTGGAACCTCTACGCCAACACCGAAGGCTCGTTCGGCAGCGTGCAGTACAGCCAGATGCCCAACCGCGTGACCAGCGGCGAAGTGAAACCGGAAAAGGCCCGCACCTGGGAACTCGGCACGCGTTATGACGACGGCACCCTGCGCGCGGAAATCGGCGCGTTCCTGATCAACTTCGACAACCAGTACGACAGCAACCAGACCAACGACTCGGTGATCGCCCGGGGTGAAACGCGCCACCAGGGCATCGAGTCGAGTATCAACTACGCCCTCGACGGCTTGAGCCCGGCGCTGGCCGGTTTTGATGTGTACGCCACCTACGCCTACGTCGATGCGACCATCCGCGAAGACGGCCCGAACAAAGGCAACCGCGTGCCCTTCTCGTCCAAGCACAAGGGCACCCTGGGCGTGGGTTACACCGAAGGGCGCTGGAAGCTCAACCTCGACAGCAGCTACCAGAGCAGCCAGTTCGCGGACAACGCGAACACCCAGGCGGAAAGCGCCGACGGCAGCACCGGCCGTATCCCCGGCTACATGTTGTTCAGCAGCCGCGCAGCCTACGATTTCGGCCCGCAACTGTCGGATTTGAATGTGGCGGTCGGGGTGAAAAACATCTTCAACAAGCAGTACTACACGCGTTCGTTCGACGACAACAACAAGGGCAAATACGTGGGCGAGCCGCGCACGGTGTATGTGCAAACCTCCATCGCGTTCTAA
- a CDS encoding L-serine ammonia-lyase, with translation MAISVFDLFKVGIGPSSSHTVGPMRAAATFAQALTDQNLLSDTRRVEVRLYGSLSATGVGHATDRACVVGLMGEWPDQVDPTSINPRIQQLRESGKLLLAARQEIAFNWHTDLLLLDESLPYHPNAMSLHAYGENGLLSEQTYYSVGGGFIIEAAEAESGVAPTSDVQLPYDFSSAVELLALCNKHGLRVSELMMANERAWRSDEEIRSGLLHIWSVMRECVEQGLRDEGILPGGLDVPRRAAKLHRSLLEIGKPNVITSTLSAMEWVNLFALAVNEENAAGGRMVTAPTNGAAGIIPAVLHYYMKFNADASDDDVVNFFLAAAAVGILCKKNASISGAEVGCQGEVGSACAMAAAGLADVLGATPEQLENAAEIGLEHNLGLTCDPVGGLVQVPCIERNAIAAVKAINATQMALRGDGKHFISLDRVIRTMRDTGADMHDKYKETSRGGLAVSWVEC, from the coding sequence ATGGCTATCAGTGTTTTCGATCTATTCAAAGTCGGCATCGGTCCGTCCAGCTCCCACACCGTCGGCCCGATGCGCGCGGCGGCGACCTTTGCCCAAGCCCTGACCGACCAAAACCTGTTGAGCGACACGCGCCGCGTCGAAGTACGTTTATACGGTTCGCTGTCCGCCACCGGCGTCGGCCACGCCACCGACCGCGCCTGTGTAGTGGGCTTGATGGGCGAGTGGCCGGATCAGGTCGACCCCACCTCCATCAACCCCCGCATCCAGCAACTGCGCGAGTCCGGCAAACTGCTACTCGCCGCCCGCCAGGAAATTGCCTTCAACTGGCACACCGATCTCCTGCTGCTGGACGAAAGCCTGCCCTACCACCCCAATGCCATGTCCCTGCACGCCTACGGCGAAAACGGCCTGCTCAGCGAGCAAACGTACTACTCGGTGGGCGGCGGTTTCATCATCGAAGCGGCCGAGGCCGAATCGGGCGTGGCGCCCACCAGCGACGTGCAATTGCCCTACGATTTTTCCAGCGCCGTCGAACTGCTGGCCCTGTGCAACAAGCACGGCCTGCGGGTCTCCGAGCTGATGATGGCCAATGAGCGCGCGTGGCGCAGCGATGAAGAAATTCGCAGCGGCCTGCTGCATATCTGGTCGGTCATGCGCGAGTGCGTGGAACAAGGTCTGCGCGATGAAGGCATCTTGCCAGGCGGTTTGGATGTGCCGCGCCGCGCGGCGAAATTGCACCGCAGCCTGCTGGAAATCGGCAAACCGAATGTGATCACTTCAACCCTGTCGGCGATGGAGTGGGTCAACCTGTTCGCCCTGGCCGTCAACGAAGAAAATGCCGCCGGCGGGCGCATGGTCACTGCACCGACCAATGGCGCAGCGGGCATCATCCCGGCAGTGCTGCACTACTACATGAAATTCAACGCCGATGCGTCCGACGATGACGTAGTCAATTTCTTCCTGGCCGCCGCCGCCGTCGGCATTCTCTGCAAGAAAAACGCCTCGATTTCCGGCGCCGAAGTCGGTTGCCAGGGCGAAGTGGGGTCCGCCTGTGCCATGGCGGCCGCCGGGCTCGCCGATGTTCTCGGTGCCACGCCGGAGCAATTGGAAAACGCCGCCGAAATCGGCCTGGAACACAACCTCGGCCTGACCTGCGACCCGGTCGGTGGCCTGGTGCAAGTGCCGTGTATCGAGCGCAACGCCATCGCCGCCGTGAAGGCGATCAACGCCACGCAAATGGCCCTGCGCGGCGACGGCAAACACTTCATTTCCCTCGACCGGGTGATCCGCACCATGCGCGATACCGGCGCCGATATGCACGACAAATACAAAGAAACTTCACGGGGCGGCCTGGCGGTCAGCTGGGTGGAGTGCTGA
- a CDS encoding HPF/RaiA family ribosome-associated protein, giving the protein MQIQVNSDNHIESSIRLEEWVRTTIESTLERYEEDLTRVEVYLRDENGDKPGPHDLSCRLEARPKGHQPLSVLHKADTLEQAIDGAATKLDHALEHLFGKLQGKPRAAGKNQPSTKVNEDELEQEFLEKERAVFNG; this is encoded by the coding sequence ATGCAAATCCAAGTCAATAGCGATAACCATATTGAAAGCAGCATCCGACTGGAGGAGTGGGTACGTACCACCATTGAGAGCACGCTCGAACGCTACGAAGAAGACCTGACCCGTGTCGAGGTCTACCTGCGGGATGAGAACGGCGACAAGCCCGGTCCCCACGATTTGAGTTGCCGCCTGGAAGCACGGCCAAAGGGCCATCAACCGCTTTCGGTTCTGCACAAGGCCGATACCCTGGAACAGGCGATCGACGGCGCCGCGACCAAGCTGGATCATGCGTTGGAACATCTGTTCGGCAAACTGCAAGGCAAGCCGCGCGCTGCCGGGAAAAACCAGCCGAGCACCAAAGTGAATGAAGACGAGCTTGAACAGGAGTTTCTGGAAAAAGAACGCGCCGTGTTCAACGGCTGA